One stretch of Candidatus Nitrosotenuis cloacae DNA includes these proteins:
- a CDS encoding cupin domain-containing protein, which produces MKIEFDVKKYITDIKNSDEYFHTFINRQNIAAGVLVLEPGEEDTQAPHDADELYYIIKGDGYLQIKDKDYSISDGLAYYVQKNIPHKFFGNKKQLIALYFFSGPDS; this is translated from the coding sequence ATGAAAATAGAATTTGATGTAAAAAAATACATCACGGACATTAAAAACTCGGACGAGTATTTTCACACCTTTATCAATCGACAAAACATTGCAGCCGGCGTCTTGGTCCTAGAGCCAGGAGAGGAAGACACGCAAGCACCACATGATGCGGATGAGCTATACTATATCATAAAGGGTGATGGCTATTTGCAAATCAAAGACAAGGACTATTCCATATCTGACGGATTGGCATATTATGTTCAAAAAAACATTCCACACAAATTCTTTGGAAACAAAAAGCAGCTGATTGCGCTGTATTTTTTTAGCGGCCCTGATTCCTAG
- a CDS encoding bifunctional 5,10-methylenetetrahydrofolate dehydrogenase/5,10-methenyltetrahydrofolate cyclohydrolase, with the protein MPGTKIDGLLVSSEVRELVKKAASELKAQGISPCLATVLVGDNPASATYVKNKQKACSEIGIATKDHKLSSDVTQAELNSLIDTLNRDSEVHGILVQLPLPPQCDEFETTSRISPLKDVDGLTPHNAGLLSMKKALLKACTPSGIMELFDHYNIELAGKNIVVINRSNLVGKPLLHLLLEKNATVTMCHSKTKDLERICKNADIIITGVGDRAKFTLTPQMIRESAIVIDVATSRLNGKLVGDCDFDGIIQKASFASPVPGGVGPMTIAMLLKNTVTAASMSKIGRI; encoded by the coding sequence TTGCCTGGCACAAAAATAGACGGTCTATTGGTTTCATCCGAGGTTAGGGAATTAGTCAAAAAGGCAGCCTCTGAGCTAAAGGCTCAGGGAATTTCGCCATGTCTTGCAACCGTATTGGTTGGAGACAATCCTGCTTCTGCAACATATGTGAAAAACAAGCAAAAGGCATGCTCCGAAATAGGAATTGCAACCAAGGACCACAAGTTATCATCAGATGTTACACAGGCAGAGTTGAACTCGCTAATTGATACGCTAAATCGCGACAGCGAGGTGCATGGAATTTTGGTCCAGCTGCCATTGCCACCGCAGTGCGATGAATTTGAGACCACATCCAGAATTTCGCCGCTAAAGGACGTTGATGGCCTCACCCCCCACAATGCGGGGTTGCTTTCAATGAAAAAGGCACTTCTCAAGGCATGTACGCCATCTGGAATAATGGAGTTATTTGATCATTACAATATTGAGCTGGCGGGAAAAAACATAGTTGTGATTAATAGAAGTAATTTGGTTGGCAAGCCATTGCTGCACCTGTTGTTGGAAAAAAATGCCACAGTTACAATGTGCCACTCCAAGACAAAAGACCTAGAGAGAATTTGCAAAAATGCAGACATTATAATTACTGGTGTTGGGGACAGGGCCAAATTCACGCTAACGCCCCAGATGATTCGTGAGAGTGCAATTGTGATTGATGTTGCCACAAGCAGACTCAATGGCAAGCTTGTAGGGGATTGTGATTTTGATGGTATAATCCAAAAGGCATCTTTTGCCTCACCAGTCCCAGGAGGAGTCGGTCCGATGACCATTGCAATGCTTTTAAAGAACACTGTAACTGCGGCATCAATGAGTAAGATTGGTAGAATCTAA
- the purD gene encoding phosphoribosylamine--glycine ligase, with protein sequence MVNVLVVGSGGREHALGWKLLQSKQIDKVFFAPGNGGTPNNISIQVDEIDKLIEFATNNDCFTVVGPEVPLSKGIVDRFMENNLGIFGPTKEAAQLESSKIWAKQFMQRHNIPTAPFGIFDNAKEAKEYVSSLSYPVVIKADGLAAGKGVIVCDGKDDAMSAIDDILTNHTFGAAGASIVIEKRVDGVEASYIALSDGMAAVPMATSQDHKRIYDGDRGPNTGGMGAYSPTGIITEEMAKKIQKDVIEKTIHSMKEEGIPFKGFLYAGIMIKDGEPYVLEFNTRMGDPECQPIMMRMSSDLYEYLLASYQGKLNLLPPVSWKSQTAVCVVLASKGYPDSFAKNEKITGLDKVNDEKTMVFHAGTKLEDGNILSNGGRVLGVTALGASLESAINNAYLAVQKINWNSKYCRADIGKKGLAYL encoded by the coding sequence TTGGTTAATGTTTTAGTTGTTGGCTCTGGAGGACGAGAACACGCACTTGGATGGAAGTTATTGCAATCAAAGCAAATAGACAAAGTGTTTTTTGCACCAGGAAATGGCGGCACTCCAAACAACATTTCAATTCAAGTAGACGAAATTGACAAGCTCATAGAATTTGCCACAAACAATGACTGCTTTACTGTGGTTGGTCCCGAGGTTCCACTATCAAAGGGAATAGTGGATAGATTCATGGAAAATAACCTTGGAATATTTGGCCCAACAAAAGAGGCGGCACAGCTAGAATCCAGTAAAATATGGGCAAAACAATTCATGCAGCGACACAACATTCCAACTGCACCATTTGGAATATTTGATAATGCAAAAGAGGCAAAAGAATACGTTTCATCTCTGAGCTATCCAGTAGTGATAAAGGCAGACGGTCTTGCTGCGGGCAAGGGTGTCATTGTATGTGATGGAAAGGATGATGCCATGTCCGCAATAGATGACATTCTAACAAATCACACCTTTGGGGCTGCAGGTGCAAGCATTGTAATTGAGAAGCGAGTCGATGGTGTAGAAGCCTCATACATTGCACTATCTGATGGTATGGCGGCAGTCCCAATGGCTACAAGCCAGGACCACAAGCGCATCTATGATGGTGATAGGGGCCCAAACACGGGCGGAATGGGTGCGTATTCACCAACTGGAATCATAACAGAAGAGATGGCAAAAAAAATCCAAAAAGATGTCATAGAAAAGACAATCCACTCTATGAAAGAGGAGGGCATTCCATTCAAGGGCTTTTTGTATGCTGGCATAATGATAAAGGATGGAGAACCATATGTCTTGGAATTCAACACACGAATGGGTGATCCGGAATGCCAGCCAATAATGATGAGAATGAGCTCTGATCTGTACGAGTATTTGCTTGCATCATACCAAGGAAAACTGAATCTTTTACCGCCAGTATCATGGAAGAGCCAAACTGCAGTCTGTGTTGTTTTGGCATCAAAAGGCTATCCTGATTCGTTTGCAAAAAACGAGAAAATTACGGGACTGGACAAAGTCAATGATGAGAAAACCATGGTGTTTCATGCAGGAACCAAGCTTGAGGACGGAAACATTCTATCAAATGGCGGGCGTGTCCTTGGTGTTACGGCACTTGGCGCATCGCTAGAGTCTGCCATCAATAATGCATATTTGGCCGTGCAAAAAATCAACTGGAATAGCAAGTACTGCAGAGCAGACATTGGAAAGAAAGGCCTAGCCTATCTTTGA
- the purN gene encoding phosphoribosylglycinamide formyltransferase, protein MLNLGILISGRGSNMEAILKAIKRQKIPINPAIIISNNPDAMGLKIAQKMGIKTEVIASKNFDGTRWQYDQKIIKALEKHRVTPKNGLVCLAGFMRIISPEFISKYKNRIINIHPAILPSFPGLHAQKQALDYGVKFSGCTVHFVDSGVDTGPIILQEIVPVLDDDTEETLSRKILAKEHKAYVKAVRLVAEGKIKIAGRKTRNQGR, encoded by the coding sequence TTGCTAAATCTTGGGATTTTGATTTCAGGTAGAGGAAGCAACATGGAGGCAATCCTCAAGGCAATAAAAAGACAGAAGATTCCAATAAATCCTGCCATCATAATATCAAACAATCCCGATGCGATGGGCCTAAAAATAGCGCAAAAAATGGGCATCAAAACCGAAGTCATTGCAAGCAAGAACTTTGATGGGACCCGTTGGCAGTATGATCAAAAAATAATCAAAGCCTTGGAAAAACACAGAGTTACCCCTAAAAACGGCCTGGTCTGCCTGGCAGGCTTTATGAGAATAATCAGCCCCGAGTTTATCTCAAAATACAAAAACAGGATCATCAACATTCATCCTGCCATTTTGCCATCATTCCCAGGACTGCATGCGCAAAAGCAGGCATTGGACTATGGAGTAAAGTTCTCTGGCTGTACCGTTCACTTTGTGGATTCCGGAGTCGATACGGGTCCAATAATACTGCAGGAAATAGTCCCGGTCTTGGATGACGACACAGAAGAGACACTATCAAGGAAAATCTTGGCAAAAGAGCACAAGGCCTATGTAAAAGCAGTCAGACTAGTTGCCGAGGGAAAGATAAAGATCGCTGGCAGAAAGACTAGGAATCAGGGCCGCTAA
- the ileS gene encoding isoleucine--tRNA ligase — protein MQLEKEFDSKKIEDQIRNHYSMIDLEKMLASSKSGKPLVFIEGPPTMNGIPHAGHLRGRIIKDWWYRYNTLKGHKIRFNAGWDTQGLPVELQAEKELGITGGKTEILKSFGIEKIVEECKKLIHKYNEKWIEVDKLLGMSFNQKNAYWTYKDEFIEREWQILKKAHETGVLVEGHRIVAYCPSCQTSLSDQEVNQGYDMVQDPSLYYKVKLESEDVFLVVWTTMPFTLVTDAMVGLNPEENYHYIKVENETWVIGEKRLEEFAKEVKLENHSIVKTVKGQTFEGKKYIHPLLAEIPKLAELAKNPVMHIAVSEEFVDPSTGSGIVHLSPANGEEDYNIAKKRKVPIFSPIDDEVKFTLDAGKYASVFVRDADRTIVEDVKSKGALVKIGRIKHKYPLCWRSHHPIVWLARREFFYMLDKLDDKAIEAAENVEYFFDQPKNRFLGIIKEKHPWCISRERFWGCPLPIWNCKCGHIERLFSRKEILDVAVDLPDGQNFELHRPWIDRVGIKCKKCGAQMEREKFVLDTWHNSGSAPYSSLSDEEYKSGIPAPFLTEGIDQTRGWAYTLLVENVILNNSPVSPFSAFLFQGHVLDKNGNKMSKSLGNVMDGRELLTNYPVDLIRFYFIWKSSPIEPINFSTEELMSRPYQILNTLYHIHLYHKQNSEYDKFDHSVHTIQWSKQKNLLGSPDIWVLSKLQRLIRDVTQNNDSCKLHESARAIEDFIINSLSQVYIPITKAELWDEDSSKSDRRFAIYAILDKILKTLDVLIHPLCPYTSEYLYLTSFGKDSILLESWPQSEPDLVNDTIEESFDLMKESVSVSSAARMKAKLKRRWPLTDAIICASPGQKTKLETLSDLLLSQLNVESFKVHELQNRSGLELISEMQKIGIPIKPLVEMDRKKIGPKAKQHMGALVSAFSATKPDEIISSLLAQKSHTFDVIADKITLDLEDFVISFDAKDGYAYSQRDSLIVFISTSRNREMMARGLVKDLARRLQTLRKEKGYNPTDILQCAHVLDLDSESLEMVKEKSKDLAFLVRAKTVNFESAPQTKEDDIDGQKIRIWIE, from the coding sequence TTGCAATTAGAAAAAGAGTTTGATTCAAAAAAAATCGAGGACCAAATTCGCAATCATTATAGTATGATTGATTTAGAAAAAATGCTCGCCAGTTCAAAATCAGGCAAGCCCTTGGTGTTCATAGAGGGCCCACCAACAATGAATGGGATTCCTCATGCGGGCCATCTCCGAGGCAGAATAATCAAGGACTGGTGGTATCGCTATAACACCCTCAAGGGCCACAAAATACGATTCAATGCAGGTTGGGATACGCAAGGCTTGCCAGTGGAATTGCAAGCAGAAAAAGAGCTTGGAATCACGGGTGGCAAAACAGAGATTCTCAAATCATTTGGAATTGAAAAAATAGTAGAAGAATGCAAGAAGCTGATCCACAAGTATAATGAAAAATGGATTGAAGTAGACAAGCTCCTTGGTATGTCATTTAATCAAAAAAACGCATATTGGACATACAAAGATGAATTCATCGAGCGGGAATGGCAGATTCTAAAAAAGGCACATGAAACAGGAGTGCTAGTTGAGGGTCATAGAATAGTTGCATATTGTCCAAGCTGCCAGACTTCACTGTCTGATCAAGAGGTAAACCAGGGCTATGACATGGTGCAAGACCCATCATTATACTACAAGGTAAAGCTGGAGTCAGAAGATGTATTCTTGGTAGTGTGGACCACAATGCCATTTACTTTGGTAACAGATGCAATGGTTGGCCTAAACCCAGAGGAGAACTATCACTATATCAAAGTAGAAAATGAAACATGGGTGATTGGAGAAAAACGACTGGAGGAATTTGCAAAAGAAGTCAAGCTGGAAAACCATTCCATAGTAAAGACAGTCAAAGGCCAAACCTTTGAGGGCAAAAAATACATCCACCCATTACTTGCAGAGATCCCAAAGCTTGCAGAGCTGGCAAAAAATCCAGTAATGCACATTGCAGTCTCAGAAGAGTTCGTTGACCCAAGCACTGGGAGCGGAATTGTGCATTTATCACCGGCAAACGGAGAGGAAGATTATAACATTGCAAAGAAAAGAAAGGTCCCAATCTTCTCTCCAATAGACGATGAGGTCAAGTTTACTCTAGATGCCGGAAAATACGCATCCGTCTTTGTGCGAGATGCAGACAGAACCATAGTTGAGGACGTAAAATCAAAAGGTGCGCTGGTCAAAATAGGCAGAATAAAGCACAAGTACCCATTGTGCTGGAGATCGCATCACCCGATTGTCTGGCTTGCAAGGCGCGAATTCTTTTACATGCTGGACAAGCTCGATGATAAAGCAATAGAGGCAGCAGAAAATGTCGAGTACTTTTTTGATCAGCCAAAAAACAGATTCCTAGGAATAATTAAAGAAAAACACCCCTGGTGCATATCTCGTGAGCGATTCTGGGGCTGCCCCCTGCCAATATGGAACTGCAAGTGCGGCCACATCGAGCGACTATTCTCAAGAAAGGAAATCTTGGATGTAGCAGTAGATCTTCCAGACGGGCAAAACTTTGAGCTGCACAGGCCGTGGATTGACAGAGTCGGAATAAAATGCAAAAAGTGCGGAGCACAAATGGAGCGGGAAAAATTCGTCCTCGATACATGGCACAACAGCGGTTCTGCACCATATTCCTCATTATCCGATGAGGAATACAAGTCAGGAATCCCTGCCCCGTTTCTGACAGAGGGAATTGATCAAACCAGGGGCTGGGCGTACACATTACTGGTTGAAAATGTCATTTTAAACAACAGTCCAGTCTCGCCGTTTTCAGCATTTTTGTTTCAAGGCCATGTCTTGGACAAAAACGGCAACAAGATGAGCAAGAGCCTTGGCAATGTTATGGACGGAAGGGAACTATTAACAAATTATCCGGTGGATTTGATTCGATTCTATTTCATTTGGAAGTCCAGCCCAATTGAGCCAATCAATTTCAGCACCGAGGAGCTAATGTCAAGGCCATACCAAATTCTCAACACACTATACCACATACACCTGTACCATAAACAAAACAGCGAATACGACAAGTTTGATCACAGCGTTCACACCATACAGTGGTCAAAACAAAAGAACCTGCTAGGCTCGCCAGACATCTGGGTTTTATCAAAGCTGCAAAGGTTGATTCGAGATGTCACACAAAATAATGACTCTTGCAAACTACACGAATCTGCAAGGGCAATTGAAGACTTTATCATAAATTCTCTAAGCCAAGTCTACATTCCAATAACAAAGGCCGAGCTCTGGGACGAGGACAGCTCAAAATCGGATAGGCGATTTGCAATCTATGCCATTTTGGATAAAATTCTCAAGACATTGGATGTTTTGATTCATCCCTTGTGCCCCTACACCAGTGAATACCTGTACCTCACATCATTTGGCAAAGACAGTATCTTACTTGAGAGCTGGCCGCAATCAGAGCCAGACCTAGTCAATGATACCATTGAAGAATCATTTGATCTAATGAAGGAATCCGTATCAGTATCATCCGCTGCCAGAATGAAGGCAAAACTAAAGCGCAGATGGCCGCTAACGGATGCAATAATTTGCGCATCACCCGGACAAAAGACAAAGCTAGAAACGCTATCGGATTTGTTGCTATCGCAGCTAAACGTGGAATCATTCAAGGTCCACGAGTTGCAGAACAGATCAGGCCTAGAGCTAATCTCTGAGATGCAAAAAATCGGCATTCCAATCAAGCCACTAGTTGAGATGGATAGAAAAAAGATAGGCCCCAAGGCAAAGCAACACATGGGTGCGCTAGTGTCTGCATTTTCTGCCACAAAACCAGACGAGATCATATCCAGTCTGCTTGCGCAAAAATCCCACACCTTTGATGTCATAGCAGACAAAATCACGCTTGATTTGGAGGACTTTGTCATATCGTTTGATGCAAAAGACGGCTATGCGTATTCGCAGCGCGACTCACTCATTGTCTTCATATCGACTAGTAGAAACCGCGAGATGATGGCGCGCGGACTGGTAAAGGATCTGGCTCGCAGGCTCCAAACGCTTCGAAAGGAAAAGGGATACAATCCAACTGACATCTTGCAGTGTGCACATGTTTTGGATCTTGATTCTGAATCACTAGAGATGGTCAAGGAAAAATCAAAGGATTTGGCATTTTTGGTCCGGGCAAAAACAGTGAATTTCGAATCCGCACCACAAACAAAAGAAGACGACATTGATGGTCAAAAAATTCGCATCTGGATAGAGTAG
- a CDS encoding 5-formyltetrahydrofolate cyclo-ligase, with protein MVESKENIRKQFLQKRDGLSADFISISSKQIRKNLNKIEEYRNAQSVACYHSTGSEVKTHEIMQEILSHGKTLGLPRVKGNEIMFCDVKKFEDLEKGEFGIMEPKQNCPILEKFDIIVVPAIAMAENGQRLGYGMGYYDRFLAGKNTLTIALAYTKSIAKNIPKSDSDILIDMIVTEDGVIESKIG; from the coding sequence TTGGTAGAATCTAAGGAAAACATCCGCAAGCAATTTCTCCAAAAGCGGGATGGACTGTCGGCTGATTTCATTAGCATATCAAGCAAGCAGATAAGAAAAAATCTCAACAAAATAGAAGAATACAGAAACGCCCAAAGCGTTGCATGCTATCACTCCACTGGAAGTGAGGTAAAGACACATGAAATAATGCAGGAAATACTAAGCCATGGAAAGACGCTTGGCCTGCCCAGAGTAAAAGGAAATGAAATAATGTTTTGTGATGTAAAAAAATTTGAGGACCTGGAAAAAGGCGAGTTTGGCATAATGGAGCCAAAGCAAAACTGTCCTATTCTGGAAAAATTTGACATCATAGTAGTTCCGGCAATCGCAATGGCAGAAAATGGCCAAAGACTTGGATATGGGATGGGGTATTATGATAGATTTTTGGCAGGAAAAAACACTCTAACAATAGCATTGGCATACACTAAATCCATTGCAAAAAACATTCCCAAATCAGACTCGGATATTCTAATAGATATGATAGTAACAGAAGACGGAGTTATAGAATCAAAGATAGGCTAG
- a CDS encoding S1C family serine protease produces MNPREKILIGTIVGLALVVVAGFITNFTLIDHTSTQNQTPATPIIDIQEPTLSPKIEYAAITDSASQKSPLTVLFKKVESSVVQINTKVSTTNPNIIINGSPLESQSSRLGSGFVYDTQGHIITNNHVIDGAQIVDVRFVDGNIYSAKVIGTDPFNDVAVLQITDDFSEETLTPLPLANSADLEVGQQIIAIGNPFGLSNTMTTGIVSQIGRLLPNRDAGYSIPGVIQTDAAINPGNSGGPMLNLEGQVIGINTAIQSTTGEFSGIGFAVPSNTIKRLVPALIQDGKYLHPWLGVSGTSLTPDIAKQIGLAKNYHGVFVTSVIPDSPAQKAGLQEATYNAERVLRGGDVIIALDGKMVRDIDDLIIYLAENKLVGDTVSIQINRAGELVELSASLASRPAN; encoded by the coding sequence ATGAATCCGCGTGAGAAAATCCTAATTGGTACTATTGTAGGGCTGGCCCTGGTTGTAGTTGCGGGATTTATCACAAATTTTACTCTGATTGACCACACCTCCACACAAAACCAGACCCCAGCCACACCAATTATTGACATACAGGAACCAACACTGTCGCCAAAGATAGAATATGCGGCAATCACTGACTCGGCCTCTCAAAAAAGTCCGCTAACAGTTCTGTTTAAAAAAGTGGAAAGCTCGGTGGTTCAGATAAACACCAAGGTTTCTACCACAAACCCTAATATCATAATTAATGGCTCACCATTAGAGAGCCAGTCATCACGCCTTGGTTCCGGTTTTGTGTATGATACACAAGGCCACATCATTACAAACAACCATGTAATTGATGGTGCACAAATAGTCGATGTCCGCTTTGTTGATGGCAATATCTATTCTGCCAAAGTGATCGGTACAGATCCGTTCAATGATGTTGCGGTATTGCAAATAACTGATGATTTCTCAGAAGAAACCCTGACTCCATTACCACTTGCAAACTCTGCTGATCTAGAAGTGGGCCAGCAAATAATTGCAATTGGCAACCCATTTGGACTATCAAACACAATGACAACAGGAATTGTCAGCCAGATTGGCAGACTATTGCCAAACCGAGATGCTGGCTATTCAATACCCGGCGTCATCCAAACCGATGCGGCAATCAATCCGGGAAACTCTGGTGGTCCAATGCTAAATCTGGAAGGCCAAGTAATTGGAATAAACACTGCAATCCAGTCTACTACTGGTGAGTTTTCAGGCATTGGCTTTGCCGTACCATCAAACACCATAAAACGACTGGTTCCTGCACTGATTCAGGACGGCAAGTACTTACATCCATGGCTTGGAGTCTCTGGAACAAGCCTTACGCCAGACATTGCAAAGCAGATAGGCCTTGCAAAAAACTATCACGGTGTCTTTGTGACTAGTGTCATACCTGATAGCCCTGCTCAAAAGGCAGGCCTGCAAGAGGCTACATACAATGCAGAGCGCGTCCTAAGGGGTGGCGATGTAATAATAGCATTAGATGGCAAAATGGTGCGAGACATTGATGATCTGATAATCTACTTGGCAGAAAACAAGCTAGTGGGTGATACGGTATCAATTCAGATCAACCGAGCCGGCGAGCTAGTCGAGCTTTCAGCAAGCCTTGCAAGCAGGCCTGCAAATTAA
- a CDS encoding sensor histidine kinase: MHSRSERDRILKNAQEDAERLLRHAQEDAQRILKNAQEDAERLLRHAQEDAQRLDSDHQEIAEKFIPSNVIKKDKMHTIGEMSSRLAHDLQNPLTIIKNTIELLNLKNPSQDKATRESYDRISRSATKMSEQIRDVLDFVRTSNLIMEKTSILDLLKNITKDLAIPKHSKIILPDKDVDIYGDAKQLETVFSNLILNAIQAKDNEGKVMIQASEIDDYTIIDVIDNGRGITKENLLRIFEPLFTTKPGGTGLGLASVKTIVENHGGTIECSSIVNKGTVFTIRLPKY, encoded by the coding sequence ATGCATTCAAGGAGTGAGAGGGATAGAATACTGAAAAATGCGCAAGAGGATGCAGAGCGATTATTGCGGCATGCGCAGGAAGACGCCCAGAGAATACTGAAAAATGCGCAAGAGGATGCAGAGCGATTATTGCGGCATGCGCAGGAAGACGCCCAGAGACTAGACAGTGATCATCAAGAGATTGCAGAAAAATTCATCCCAAGCAATGTAATCAAAAAAGACAAAATGCACACAATTGGGGAAATGTCATCAAGGCTGGCTCACGATCTGCAAAATCCACTAACCATAATAAAAAACACAATTGAATTACTAAATTTGAAAAACCCAAGCCAGGACAAGGCAACAAGGGAAAGCTATGACAGAATTTCCCGCTCGGCTACGAAAATGTCAGAGCAGATACGAGACGTGCTGGACTTTGTTAGAACCAGTAATCTGATAATGGAGAAGACCTCAATTCTGGATTTGCTAAAAAATATCACAAAGGACTTGGCCATACCAAAACATTCCAAGATAATCCTGCCAGACAAGGATGTTGACATTTATGGCGATGCAAAACAGCTGGAAACGGTATTTTCCAATCTAATACTAAATGCCATTCAAGCAAAAGACAATGAGGGCAAAGTGATGATTCAGGCCTCGGAAATTGACGACTATACCATAATTGATGTAATAGACAATGGCCGCGGCATAACAAAGGAAAACCTGTTGCGAATATTTGAGCCATTATTTACCACAAAGCCAGGCGGTACAGGGTTGGGCCTTGCAAGTGTCAAGACCATAGTAGAAAACCATGGTGGAACAATAGAGTGCTCTAGTATCGTAAACAAAGGAACCGTGTTCACAATTAGGCTGCCAAAATACTAA